The Methylomicrobium agile genome has a segment encoding these proteins:
- the dapC gene encoding succinyldiaminopimelate transaminase, whose amino-acid sequence MTPYLHKLQSYPFEKLAALKQGITPPAGKRHIALSIGEPAHATPHLIQEALLTHLNGLSNYPTTKGLPELRQAIAVWLARRFGLAEGLLNPEAQILPVSGTREALFSFAQCLIDRTADPLVVMPNPFYQIYEGAALLAGAEPYFLNTIADNAYLPDFDAVPEHVWRRCQLLYLCTPGNPSGAVMPRETLIRSLELAEKYDFVIASDECYSELYDDENSPPPGLLEAAFAIGNTAFKRCVAFHSLSKRSNAPGLRSGFVAGDAAILRDYFKYRTYHGAAMPLPTQHASIAAWGDEKHVAENRRLYREKFAAVIGMLGDAVQLSKPPAGFYLWIETPIDDTEFTRQLFARENVTVLPGSYLSREFGGLNPGRNHVRIALVAPLEECVEAAFRIKDFLHTR is encoded by the coding sequence ATGACGCCGTATCTGCACAAGCTCCAATCGTATCCGTTCGAAAAGCTGGCCGCGCTGAAGCAGGGCATAACACCGCCGGCCGGTAAGCGGCACATCGCCCTGTCGATCGGCGAACCGGCACATGCGACCCCGCACCTGATCCAGGAAGCCCTGCTGACGCACCTGAACGGCCTGTCGAATTATCCGACCACGAAAGGCCTGCCGGAACTTCGGCAGGCGATCGCCGTCTGGCTGGCCCGACGTTTCGGGCTCGCGGAAGGCCTGTTGAATCCCGAAGCGCAGATCCTGCCGGTCAGCGGCACCCGCGAAGCGTTGTTCTCGTTCGCCCAGTGCCTGATCGACCGCACCGCCGATCCGCTCGTGGTGATGCCGAATCCGTTCTATCAGATCTACGAAGGCGCGGCCCTGCTGGCGGGCGCGGAGCCTTATTTTCTGAACACGATCGCCGACAACGCTTATCTTCCCGATTTCGACGCCGTGCCCGAACACGTCTGGCGGCGCTGCCAGCTGCTGTACCTCTGCACGCCGGGCAATCCGAGCGGCGCGGTGATGCCGCGCGAAACACTGATCCGGTCGCTTGAACTCGCCGAAAAATACGACTTCGTGATCGCGTCGGACGAATGCTACAGCGAACTGTACGACGACGAAAACAGCCCGCCGCCGGGCCTGCTCGAAGCGGCGTTCGCGATCGGCAATACCGCCTTCAAACGCTGCGTGGCGTTCCACAGCCTGTCGAAGCGTTCGAACGCGCCCGGCCTGCGTTCCGGCTTCGTCGCGGGCGATGCGGCGATCCTGCGGGACTATTTCAAATACCGGACCTATCACGGCGCGGCAATGCCGCTGCCGACCCAGCATGCGAGCATCGCGGCGTGGGGCGACGAGAAACATGTGGCCGAGAACCGCCGCCTGTACCGCGAAAAGTTCGCCGCCGTAATCGGCATGCTGGGCGATGCGGTGCAACTGTCGAAGCCCCCCGCCGGCTTCTATCTCTGGATCGAAACGCCGATCGACGACACCGAATTTACGCGGCAATTGTTCGCTCGGGAAAACGTGACCGTGCTGCCCGGCAGCTATTTGTCCCGCGAGTTCGGCGGCCTCAATCCGGGCCGGAACCATGTCCGGATCGCGCTGGTCGCGCCGCTCGAAGAATGCGTCGAAGCGGCCTTCAGAATCAAAGATTTTCTTCACACACGATAA
- the dapD gene encoding 2,3,4,5-tetrahydropyridine-2,6-dicarboxylate N-succinyltransferase: MSDLENLINAAFEQRAEITPATVSPEVRNAVQECLNLLDTGKARVAEKVNGDWVTHQWLKKAVLLSFRINENRLMDGGNTRYYDKVECKFANYSEEDFAKAGVRVVPNAVARRGSYIAPGAILMPSYVNIGAYVDSGTMVDTWVTVGSCAQIGKNVHLSGGVGIGGVLEPLQAGPTIIGDNCFIGARSEIVEGVIVEDGCVISMGVYIGQSTKIYNRLTGEITYGRIPAGSVVVSGNLPSSDGKYSLYCAVIIKQVDEKTRSKTGINELLRD, translated from the coding sequence ATGTCCGATTTAGAAAACCTCATCAACGCCGCGTTCGAACAGCGCGCGGAGATCACGCCCGCTACCGTTTCGCCGGAAGTGCGCAATGCAGTGCAGGAGTGCCTGAACCTGCTCGACACCGGCAAGGCGCGCGTCGCCGAAAAAGTGAACGGCGACTGGGTTACCCACCAATGGCTGAAAAAAGCGGTGCTGCTGTCGTTCCGGATCAACGAAAACCGGCTGATGGACGGCGGCAACACCCGTTACTACGACAAGGTCGAATGCAAGTTCGCGAACTACAGCGAAGAAGACTTCGCGAAAGCCGGCGTCCGGGTGGTGCCGAACGCGGTCGCCCGCCGTGGTTCCTACATCGCGCCGGGCGCGATTCTGATGCCGTCCTACGTGAACATCGGCGCTTATGTCGACAGCGGCACGATGGTCGATACCTGGGTCACGGTCGGCTCCTGCGCGCAGATCGGCAAGAACGTGCATCTGTCCGGCGGCGTCGGCATCGGCGGCGTGCTGGAGCCCTTGCAGGCCGGCCCCACCATCATCGGCGACAACTGTTTCATCGGCGCGCGCTCCGAAATCGTCGAAGGCGTGATCGTCGAAGACGGCTGCGTGATTTCGATGGGCGTCTACATCGGCCAGAGCACCAAGATCTACAACCGGCTGACCGGCGAAATCACCTACGGGCGCATTCCGGCCGGCTCGGTCGTGGTTTCGGGCAACCTGCCGTCCTCGGACGGCAAATACAGCCTGTACTGCGCGGTGATCATCAAGCAGGTCGACGAAAAGACGCGCAGCAAGACCGGCATCAACGAACTGCTCCGCGACTGA
- a CDS encoding ArsC family reductase — MVTLYGIKNCDTCKKARQWLEQNGVEHRFHDFRADGLTPELLQHFIDGLGWEKLLNKSSTSWRQLSPEQQADPTREKAARLMLEIPTLIKRPILDTGSALQLGFKADQYDSLNLAEIKG, encoded by the coding sequence ATGGTCACGTTGTACGGAATCAAGAACTGCGACACCTGCAAGAAGGCGCGGCAATGGTTGGAACAGAACGGGGTTGAACACCGTTTTCACGATTTTCGCGCCGACGGCCTGACGCCGGAACTCTTGCAGCATTTCATCGACGGCCTCGGCTGGGAAAAGCTTCTGAACAAGAGCAGCACCAGTTGGAGACAGCTGAGCCCCGAACAGCAGGCCGATCCGACCCGCGAGAAAGCGGCCCGGCTGATGCTCGAAATCCCAACGCTGATCAAGCGCCCGATCCTGGACACCGGCAGCGCCCTGCAGCTCGGTTTCAAGGCCGACCAGTATGATTCGTTGAATCTGGCGGAAATAAAAGGATGA
- the dapE gene encoding succinyl-diaminopimelate desuccinylase: protein MSATLELLKELIGRASVTPKDEGCQDVLAARLAPLGFRDERLNFANTQNIWLRKGDTKPLFVFLGHTDVVPAGPLEAWQSPPFEPTVRDGKLYGRGAADMKGSIAAFTTALERFLAAHPDHRGSIAVMMTSDEEGIATHGVVKVVEVLEARNEKIDWCLVGEPSSDQKIGDVIRVGRRGSLCAKLTVKGIQGHVAYPELAENPIHTFVPALKALTEEVWDKGNAFFPPTTLQISNIHAGTGAENIIPGSVEVLFNLRFSTELDERTIKQRTQAIFDKHGLNYAIEWRLSGNPFLTAKGRLIEAAHAAIKSVTGDDTHDDTGGGTSDGRFIAPTGAEVIELGPLNASIHKVNEHVGLEDLEILSSIYEQVLVNLLT, encoded by the coding sequence ATGAGCGCGACGCTGGAGTTATTGAAAGAACTGATCGGCCGCGCCTCGGTCACGCCAAAGGACGAAGGCTGCCAGGACGTGCTGGCCGCGCGGCTCGCGCCTTTGGGCTTTCGCGACGAACGGCTGAATTTTGCCAACACGCAGAATATCTGGCTGAGAAAAGGCGATACGAAACCGCTGTTCGTCTTTTTGGGCCATACCGATGTGGTCCCGGCCGGACCGCTGGAAGCCTGGCAATCGCCGCCATTCGAGCCGACGGTCCGCGACGGCAAATTGTACGGCCGCGGCGCGGCGGACATGAAAGGCAGCATCGCCGCGTTCACGACCGCGCTCGAGCGCTTTCTCGCCGCGCATCCCGACCATCGAGGCTCGATCGCCGTCATGATGACCAGCGACGAAGAAGGGATTGCGACGCACGGCGTCGTCAAGGTCGTCGAGGTGCTCGAAGCGAGAAATGAAAAGATCGACTGGTGCCTGGTCGGCGAGCCGTCCAGCGACCAGAAGATCGGCGACGTGATCCGGGTAGGGAGGCGCGGCTCGCTGTGCGCGAAACTGACCGTCAAAGGCATCCAGGGCCATGTGGCTTATCCGGAGTTGGCCGAAAACCCGATCCATACGTTCGTGCCGGCGCTGAAAGCATTGACCGAGGAGGTCTGGGACAAAGGCAACGCGTTTTTCCCGCCCACCACGCTTCAGATTTCCAACATCCATGCGGGCACCGGCGCGGAAAACATCATTCCCGGATCGGTCGAAGTGCTGTTCAACCTGCGCTTCTCCACCGAGCTGGACGAACGGACGATCAAGCAGCGTACGCAAGCGATCTTCGATAAGCACGGCCTGAACTACGCCATTGAATGGCGGCTGTCCGGCAATCCGTTTTTGACCGCGAAAGGCCGGCTGATCGAGGCGGCGCACGCGGCGATCAAATCGGTGACCGGCGATGACACGCACGACGACACCGGCGGCGGCACTTCGGACGGCCGCTTCATCGCGCCGACCGGCGCCGAGGTGATCGAGCTCGGGCCTTTGAACGCGAGCATTCACAAGGTCAACGAGCATGTCGGGCTTGAGGATTTGGAAATTTTGTCCTCGATCTACGAACAAGTATTGGTTAACCTGCTGACCTAG
- a CDS encoding Uma2 family endonuclease: MPKITRLSQLDLNQTYSYADYLTWQLDETIELIKGKIMLMSPAPNVGHQRVSIRLAALLYNFFKGKKCQVFAAPFDVRLYDRKKSVLASKDIHTVVQPDLCVICDTAKLDVQGCNGAPEWIIEILSKGNSKKEMQIKYELYAESGVGEYWLVYPYEQAIYQFVSDNNGRYRLNAMYPNSGMAKSHLFPDLSIDLSEVFEGFDDE; the protein is encoded by the coding sequence ATGCCCAAAATCACCCGCCTGTCCCAATTGGACTTGAATCAGACTTACAGCTATGCCGATTATCTGACCTGGCAGCTGGACGAAACGATCGAGTTGATCAAAGGCAAGATCATGCTGATGTCTCCCGCGCCGAATGTCGGGCACCAGCGCGTCTCCATCCGTTTGGCAGCCTTGTTATACAATTTTTTCAAGGGGAAAAAATGCCAGGTCTTTGCTGCGCCTTTCGACGTGCGTTTATATGACCGCAAAAAATCCGTCTTAGCCAGTAAAGACATCCATACCGTGGTACAACCCGATTTATGCGTCATCTGCGATACCGCCAAGCTGGATGTTCAAGGCTGCAACGGCGCTCCCGAATGGATCATCGAGATTCTTTCGAAAGGCAATTCCAAAAAAGAAATGCAGATCAAATATGAACTCTATGCGGAAAGCGGCGTGGGCGAATATTGGCTGGTCTATCCTTACGAACAGGCGATCTATCAATTCGTATCGGACAATAACGGACGTTATCGATTAAACGCCATGTACCCTAACAGCGGCATGGCAAAATCGCATCTATTTCCCGATCTCTCGATCGATTTGAGCGAAGTGTTTGAAGGCTTCGATGACGAATAA
- a CDS encoding exo-beta-1,3-glucanase — protein sequence MKIARTLLLVALAVIVNVLITWLNNLPQDAGVDVPDGKVNSVSFAPFREDHSPLTLVFPNSQEIDEDLRLLAGQTHTIRTYASSKGLTGVPAIARKYGLKMIQGAWIGGPTVAKENEEEITALIKAANDYPDVITRVIVGNEVLLRGELEPEQLLSYIRRVKQVVRQPVSYADVWSFYMRYPEIAKEVDFFTVHILPYWEDEPLPVDKTAEHIVKNYQRIREAYPGKPILIGESGWPSAGRQRGWAVPSVVNEAKFIRSLVQVANKNGFDINIVEAFNQPWKSKLEGVVGANWGLYSVDRKLVFPLTGKVVENPAWPKRVLFAGLLTLIAVGFYAKRLAALSALPLLAFVGFAHLLSALQVNQTADLWYTSYNNMERFHALSIAALGIALGALLLQRGAELLRCAERCACVPVWSRYLFLTFVALAFYKAQALGLNGRYLNIPYPLTYIPVIGVLGLLALGAIGGERNWRLVLAEMLGGTENSRFRACRLSAWAALAGAALLVFEVHLTMTGTNFPTAYPIFADRLYAAFITLLTYSQMQGWVLLIAAVIFLLPPRFLAGALILAVPALIVGETYAFMIGHDFIEAHPDFGDRLQTALLYTVTNCQMLRWLGSLGVMALPLWAAGRRQNVSAPVAVSVPLP from the coding sequence ATGAAAATTGCCCGGACTCTTTTGTTGGTTGCGTTGGCAGTCATCGTCAATGTCTTGATTACCTGGCTGAACAATCTGCCGCAGGATGCCGGCGTGGACGTACCGGACGGCAAGGTCAACAGCGTATCGTTCGCGCCGTTTCGCGAGGATCATAGTCCGTTGACGCTGGTTTTTCCGAATTCGCAGGAAATCGACGAGGATCTGCGGTTGTTGGCCGGCCAAACCCATACGATCCGTACCTACGCGAGTTCGAAAGGATTGACCGGGGTGCCGGCGATCGCGCGCAAATACGGCCTGAAGATGATTCAGGGCGCCTGGATCGGCGGGCCGACCGTCGCGAAGGAAAACGAGGAAGAGATTACCGCTTTGATCAAGGCCGCGAACGATTACCCTGACGTGATCACGCGCGTGATCGTCGGCAACGAGGTGCTGCTGCGCGGAGAACTCGAGCCCGAGCAGCTGTTGAGCTACATCCGCCGGGTCAAGCAGGTGGTCAGGCAGCCGGTGTCCTATGCGGACGTCTGGTCTTTTTACATGCGTTATCCCGAAATTGCGAAGGAAGTCGATTTCTTCACCGTGCACATCCTGCCGTATTGGGAAGACGAGCCGCTGCCGGTCGACAAAACCGCCGAGCATATCGTGAAGAATTACCAGCGCATCCGCGAGGCGTATCCCGGCAAACCGATTCTGATCGGCGAATCGGGCTGGCCGAGCGCGGGACGCCAGCGGGGCTGGGCGGTGCCGAGCGTGGTGAACGAGGCGAAATTCATCCGTTCGCTGGTGCAGGTCGCGAACAAGAACGGTTTCGACATCAACATCGTCGAAGCCTTCAACCAGCCCTGGAAGAGCAAGCTGGAAGGCGTGGTCGGTGCAAATTGGGGACTGTATTCGGTCGACCGCAAGCTGGTGTTTCCCTTGACAGGCAAGGTCGTCGAAAATCCGGCGTGGCCGAAGCGGGTCCTGTTTGCGGGTTTGCTGACCCTGATCGCGGTCGGATTTTACGCGAAGCGTCTGGCGGCGCTTTCGGCGTTGCCGCTTTTAGCTTTCGTCGGCTTCGCGCATTTGCTCAGCGCGCTGCAGGTCAATCAGACCGCCGACCTCTGGTACACTAGCTATAACAATATGGAGCGCTTTCATGCCCTGTCGATTGCCGCCTTGGGCATTGCGCTCGGCGCGCTGTTGCTGCAGCGGGGGGCGGAGCTTCTGCGTTGCGCGGAGCGTTGCGCCTGCGTGCCGGTGTGGAGCCGGTATTTGTTTTTGACCTTTGTCGCGCTGGCCTTCTATAAAGCCCAGGCGCTCGGCTTGAACGGGCGCTATTTGAACATTCCCTATCCCTTGACCTATATTCCAGTAATCGGCGTGCTGGGGCTGCTCGCGCTCGGCGCCATCGGCGGGGAGCGCAACTGGCGGCTGGTTTTGGCCGAAATGCTCGGCGGTACGGAAAATTCGCGTTTCCGCGCATGCCGTCTGAGCGCCTGGGCGGCGCTGGCCGGCGCGGCGCTGCTCGTTTTCGAAGTGCATCTGACGATGACCGGCACCAATTTCCCGACCGCTTACCCCATTTTCGCGGACCGGCTTTACGCCGCTTTCATCACTTTACTGACTTACAGCCAGATGCAGGGCTGGGTGCTGTTGATCGCGGCAGTCATTTTCCTCCTGCCGCCGAGGTTTCTGGCCGGCGCATTGATTCTGGCGGTGCCGGCGCTGATCGTCGGCGAAACCTATGCCTTTATGATCGGCCACGATTTCATCGAAGCCCATCCCGATTTCGGCGACCGCCTGCAGACCGCGCTGCTTTATACGGTGACCAACTGCCAGATGTTGCGGTGGTTGGGCAGCCTTGGCGTGATGGCGCTGCCGCTCTGGGCGGCCGGACGCAGACAGAATGTGAGTGCGCCGGTTGCGGTCTCGGTGCCGTTACCGTAA
- a CDS encoding EAL domain-containing protein yields MKWKKYCASKQASKLGDRFISSEWVAMKTGGRKPISEAVESMIVALGLSEAAVTTRKAFLGFSEADVHHLKKLHEAFEDRGPTFAKRFCEHMLSFPETRRFITDSSILDRLQQAQAEYFGTLTAGHYGSDYIRNRLRAGIAHQRIGLETQWYLGAYAKYLVDLMPEIWQKLGADHEAFIAALQSLLKVVLLDMGLAVDTYIHTDRRMILALQEYAERVFSAIPDGLCVLASDFTVLSANRAFLDRFDLSKANLRGRSLLAVIAADGLGAKLSEVCDSGMAQHDLLFEMGRVGESTRHPVRVTLSGMRLEEEARLLVVVEDITEQVRLQQALKESEATLLHAQEITHIGSWKLDFKTGVLTWTPEVGRLFDLPFDPPQDTPISYDTFLANVHPDDREMLRTAWQAAIKGVPYRIQHRIVARGETRWMEERVALVFDDDCQPVRAVGTVQDITEHKAAEIRIENLAFYDMLTGLPNRALFMDRFKHELAAAERRAQRLSLLFLDLNRFKEINDTLGHDTGDRVLSEVAHRLRLALREEETLARLSGDEFVIIASDSSEAASHIAERIGRAFSAPFLINGQSFAISASIGIAIFPEDGRSTEELLKHADIAMYRAKGGGGGYCFYSAEMGEALVRKRAVAKRLEAALSNGGLQLFYQSQIHLSNGRLAGAEALARWQDAQLGVISPTDFIPIAEERGLIGTLGEWVLHEACHQVRLWQERHYPMPGKVAVNIATRQFEDDDFVDRMLRIAREHRIAANRIELELTENGMMRDPERAVDIARALASAGFALSIDDFGTGYSSLSYLQRFPVNKLKIDISFIRHMLTDRNDYATVSTIIAMGKSMELETLAEGVEQAEQVDALLSLGCMLAQGYHFGHPLAANDFERTWLSHASS; encoded by the coding sequence GTGAAATGGAAGAAATATTGCGCAAGCAAGCAAGCAAGCAAGCTCGGCGATAGGTTTATTTCATCCGAATGGGTGGCGATGAAGACCGGAGGAAGAAAGCCAATCAGCGAGGCTGTCGAATCCATGATCGTCGCGCTCGGCCTGAGCGAGGCGGCGGTGACGACACGCAAAGCGTTCCTCGGCTTCTCCGAAGCGGATGTCCATCATCTAAAAAAGCTCCATGAAGCGTTCGAGGATAGAGGGCCCACATTCGCCAAGCGCTTCTGCGAGCATATGCTAAGTTTCCCGGAAACGCGCCGCTTCATTACAGACTCGTCGATATTGGATCGACTGCAACAGGCTCAGGCCGAATACTTCGGCACTCTCACGGCCGGACATTACGGCTCCGACTATATTCGCAACCGCTTGCGCGCCGGCATTGCCCATCAGCGCATCGGTTTGGAAACGCAATGGTATCTCGGCGCCTATGCCAAATATCTCGTCGATCTCATGCCTGAAATATGGCAAAAACTGGGAGCGGATCACGAGGCTTTCATTGCCGCCTTACAGTCGCTGCTCAAAGTCGTGCTGCTGGATATGGGGCTTGCCGTCGATACCTATATCCATACCGACAGGCGAATGATCCTGGCGCTCCAAGAGTACGCGGAACGGGTGTTCTCCGCCATTCCGGACGGACTGTGCGTTTTGGCCTCCGATTTCACCGTACTTTCCGCAAATCGCGCATTTCTCGACCGCTTCGATTTGTCCAAAGCCAATCTGCGCGGACGCTCTCTGCTTGCCGTTATCGCGGCCGATGGACTTGGCGCCAAGCTCTCTGAAGTGTGCGATTCCGGCATGGCCCAGCACGACCTATTATTCGAAATGGGACGGGTCGGAGAGTCCACGCGCCATCCTGTGCGCGTTACCCTTTCGGGTATGCGCCTTGAGGAAGAAGCACGGTTATTGGTCGTTGTGGAAGACATCACCGAGCAGGTCCGCTTGCAACAAGCCCTTAAAGAGAGCGAGGCCACCTTGCTGCACGCCCAGGAGATAACCCATATCGGAAGCTGGAAGTTGGATTTCAAGACCGGGGTGCTGACCTGGACGCCCGAAGTTGGGCGCCTTTTCGATCTTCCCTTCGATCCTCCCCAAGATACGCCGATCAGTTACGACACCTTCCTCGCCAACGTTCATCCGGACGACAGGGAGATGCTCCGTACTGCCTGGCAAGCAGCCATCAAGGGCGTGCCCTATCGCATTCAGCACCGCATCGTGGCGCGTGGTGAAACGCGCTGGATGGAAGAGCGCGTTGCGCTGGTGTTCGACGATGATTGCCAGCCGGTTCGGGCGGTGGGTACCGTTCAAGACATTACCGAACACAAAGCCGCCGAGATACGGATTGAAAACCTGGCCTTTTACGATATGCTGACCGGCTTGCCCAATCGCGCCCTGTTCATGGATCGCTTCAAACATGAACTGGCGGCGGCAGAGCGTCGCGCTCAAAGGCTTTCCCTGCTGTTTCTCGATCTCAACCGTTTCAAGGAAATTAACGATACCTTGGGACACGATACGGGCGATCGCGTGCTTTCGGAGGTCGCCCATCGCCTGAGGTTGGCGTTGCGCGAGGAGGAGACCCTGGCAAGACTTTCCGGCGACGAGTTCGTGATCATCGCATCCGATTCCAGCGAAGCCGCTTCCCACATTGCAGAGCGCATCGGACGCGCATTTTCCGCGCCCTTTCTGATCAATGGACAGAGCTTCGCGATTTCCGCCAGCATTGGTATTGCGATCTTTCCGGAAGACGGACGGTCCACCGAAGAATTGCTCAAACATGCCGATATTGCAATGTACCGCGCCAAGGGCGGCGGTGGCGGCTATTGCTTCTACAGCGCCGAAATGGGCGAAGCCCTCGTCCGGAAACGTGCCGTGGCGAAACGCCTGGAAGCGGCGCTGTCGAACGGCGGCCTACAGCTCTTCTATCAATCCCAGATACATTTGTCGAACGGCAGACTTGCGGGTGCCGAAGCATTGGCCAGATGGCAAGACGCGCAGTTAGGCGTCATTTCTCCGACAGATTTCATTCCTATCGCTGAAGAGCGCGGTCTGATAGGCACTTTGGGCGAATGGGTGCTCCACGAAGCATGCCACCAAGTGCGGCTTTGGCAGGAACGGCATTACCCAATGCCCGGCAAAGTGGCCGTTAATATCGCGACTCGGCAATTCGAGGATGACGATTTCGTGGATCGGATGCTGCGCATTGCCCGCGAACATCGCATTGCCGCCAACCGCATCGAACTGGAACTCACGGAAAACGGCATGATGCGTGACCCTGAGCGCGCCGTTGACATCGCTCGTGCGCTGGCCTCCGCCGGATTCGCACTTTCGATCGACGATTTCGGTACCGGCTATTCTTCACTTTCCTATCTCCAGCGTTTTCCGGTAAACAAATTGAAGATCGATATTTCCTTCATACGCCACATGCTGACTGACCGCAATGACTACGCAACCGTCAGCACCATCATCGCGATGGGGAAAAGCATGGAGTTGGAAACGCTTGCCGAAGGCGTCGAGCAGGCCGAGCAGGTTGACGCGCTTCTCTCGCTGGGATGTATGCTTGCACAGGGCTATCACTTTGGGCATCCGCTTGCCGCTAACGATTTTGAACGGACTTGGCTTTCCCATGCTTCCTCGTAG
- a CDS encoding GIY-YIG nuclease family protein: MTSKTNCKLDAATLGKIVFARFLSLPLKTYDRCVEKTEASPCFQILHPYVKASVLDRAVLYEDSPEYPSVSAGGLGEICLLAGRPEFVYYRPSFVREYHLDESAIGQLRQAHALSRKLAATIHRLHLINHRNRMTHALIRTLLDVQADYLMSGDPMTLAALPQIHMVRILLERADLLKVADASRLSRLVRGLSFRMADGKLQPLSTLFPSERLLNCHRVDVLIKREKSLLMEGRIEHPLSDAAIAALLAQQWGVSLSRRSVTAVRHYLAIPDRRRRAGKEDYLAATEGFSPLLLMTQQSVSGSIPSHPGVYEIRSSVLREETDPQDAALAAERTRIVYIGSTRNLRKRLADHLRCNNGNVLLSDLLAGGGARVRYRAVSTNWRLLERQLYHAFCETFGAPPPCNRMSP, encoded by the coding sequence TTGACCTCCAAAACCAACTGCAAGCTCGATGCGGCTACCCTTGGCAAAATCGTTTTCGCCAGATTCCTGTCACTACCCCTCAAGACTTATGACCGCTGTGTAGAGAAAACCGAAGCTTCGCCTTGCTTTCAGATACTTCATCCCTATGTGAAGGCATCGGTGCTCGACCGAGCCGTTCTGTACGAAGATTCGCCCGAGTACCCGTCCGTGTCGGCTGGCGGGCTTGGCGAAATATGCCTGCTGGCGGGTCGTCCGGAATTCGTTTATTACCGCCCCAGTTTCGTCCGCGAGTACCATCTCGACGAGTCTGCCATCGGGCAACTACGACAGGCACACGCTCTCTCACGGAAGTTGGCTGCGACGATTCATCGGCTTCACCTCATCAATCACCGTAACCGGATGACACATGCTCTGATCCGGACCCTGCTCGATGTTCAGGCCGACTACCTCATGTCGGGCGATCCCATGACATTGGCGGCTCTGCCGCAAATCCACATGGTGCGAATTCTCCTGGAGCGCGCCGATCTACTCAAGGTTGCCGACGCCAGTCGTCTGTCCCGCCTTGTTCGCGGCCTCTCCTTCAGAATGGCGGACGGAAAACTGCAGCCATTGAGCACACTCTTTCCCAGCGAGCGATTACTCAATTGCCATCGCGTCGATGTTCTGATCAAAAGGGAAAAATCCTTGCTGATGGAAGGACGGATCGAGCATCCCTTGTCGGATGCCGCTATCGCGGCTCTTCTGGCGCAACAATGGGGTGTTTCCCTGTCGAGACGTTCCGTGACAGCCGTTCGACATTATCTCGCTATCCCGGACCGGCGCCGTCGGGCCGGAAAGGAAGATTATCTGGCGGCAACCGAGGGATTTTCCCCCTTGCTGCTGATGACGCAGCAATCGGTGAGCGGATCGATTCCGTCGCATCCGGGCGTTTATGAGATACGTTCCTCGGTATTGCGCGAGGAAACCGATCCGCAGGATGCCGCCCTTGCGGCCGAGCGGACACGGATCGTATATATCGGTTCGACGCGAAATTTGCGCAAGCGTTTGGCCGATCATTTACGGTGCAATAACGGTAATGTACTATTGTCCGATCTTCTGGCGGGGGGAGGTGCAAGAGTAAGGTATCGTGCCGTCAGCACAAACTGGCGTCTTCTGGAACGGCAGTTGTATCATGCTTTCTGCGAGACGTTTGGCGCACCTCCGCCATGCAATCGGATGAGTCCATGA
- a CDS encoding fructosamine kinase family protein yields MNWQAISDRIRLETGRDFHFAAAQPLGGGDINSAYRLQGRDRSYFVKLNRRELADMFAAEFAGLREIAAVGAIRAPAPVIHGETGTQAYLVLEYLEFGASTRESQRLLGQQLADLHRPRQPYFGWHRDNTIGSTPQVNTRSDDWIAFWRDQRLGYQLRLAASNGYAGRLQAQGKRLCGVLAGLFDGYRPQPSLLHGDLWAGNSATDSQGRPVVFDPACYYGDREADIAMTELFGGYGKDFYQAYNESWPLDAGYPVRKTLYNLYHVLNHLNLFGDGYRRQAESMTVQLLSELGA; encoded by the coding sequence ATGAACTGGCAGGCGATTTCCGATCGAATCCGTCTCGAAACCGGCCGCGACTTTCATTTTGCCGCCGCACAGCCCCTGGGCGGCGGCGACATCAACTCGGCCTACCGTTTGCAAGGCCGGGACCGGTCGTATTTCGTCAAGCTGAACCGGCGCGAGCTGGCGGACATGTTTGCGGCCGAATTCGCCGGCCTTCGGGAGATCGCGGCCGTCGGCGCAATCCGCGCGCCGGCTCCGGTCATTCATGGCGAAACCGGGACGCAGGCATACCTTGTGCTCGAATATCTGGAGTTCGGCGCCTCGACCCGGGAGTCCCAGCGCCTTCTCGGACAGCAGCTCGCCGACTTGCACCGGCCGCGGCAGCCTTATTTCGGCTGGCATCGGGACAACACGATCGGCAGCACGCCGCAAGTCAATACCCGCAGCGACGACTGGATTGCATTCTGGCGCGATCAGCGCCTTGGTTACCAGTTGCGGCTGGCCGCCAGCAACGGCTACGCCGGCCGTCTGCAAGCCCAGGGCAAACGGCTGTGCGGCGTCTTGGCCGGGCTCTTCGACGGCTATCGGCCGCAGCCCTCGCTGCTGCACGGCGATCTTTGGGCCGGCAACAGCGCAACGGACAGCCAGGGCCGTCCGGTCGTTTTCGACCCGGCCTGTTATTACGGCGACCGCGAAGCCGATATCGCGATGACCGAACTGTTCGGCGGCTACGGCAAGGATTTCTATCAGGCTTACAATGAAAGCTGGCCGCTCGATGCCGGCTATCCGGTCCGCAAGACGCTCTATAATCTCTACCATGTTCTGAACCATCTGAATCTGTTCGGCGATGGCTATCGGCGCCAGGCCGAGAGCATGACGGTGCAATTGCTCTCCGAACTCGGCGCTTAG